The window CGATCAGCGACACCCTGCGTTTCCACCTCGGGGGCTTCTACCGCGAGGGCGAAGGTCCGCGTCAGTCGGGCTATACCTCCGAGAAGGGCGGCCAGATCAAGGCCAACCTGACCAAGGACTTCGAGAACGGCTATATCCGCCTGAACGCCAAGTATCTGAATGACCGCGCGGTCGGCTATCTGCCGATGCCGGTCCGGGCGTCGGGCACCAATGGCGATGCCAGCATCGGGTCCTTCGCCGGCTTTGACATCGGCCATGACGACATCCAGTCGATCTACCTGTCGAGCAACCCCGGCCTGGACGGTGATGGCAACCGCCGGATCAGCAAGGTCTCGGACGGCATGCACCCCGACAGCCTGCAGTTCGGCCTGGAAGCAAGGTTCGACGTCGGTGGCGGCTGGTCGCTGGAGAACCGCTTCAAGGTCGCCAGGACCTCGGGACGTTTCGTCTCGCCGTTCCCGGCCGAAGTGGCCACGGCTTCGAGCCTGACGACCTCGATCGGTGGCACCGGCGCGACCCTGCGCTACGCCAACGGTCCCAAGGCCGGTCAGTCGATCACCACACCATCCAGCCTGAACGGCAACGGTCTGGCGATGCGGGTTCACATGTTCGACGTCGAGATCAATGATTTCGGCAATGCGATGAACGACCTGAAGCTTTCGCGCAGCTTCGAGTTCGCCGACCTGTCGCCGGTCGACGTGACGGTCGGCTACTACAAGTCGAGCCAGACCATCGCCATGGACTGGCTGTGGAACACCTTCCTGATGGAAGTGAAGGGCGACAATGCCGCCCTGCTGAACGTCTATAACAGCGCTGGATCGCTGCTGACCCAAGGCGGCCTCGTCGCGTACGGCGTGCCGTTCTGGGGTAACTGCTGCACCCGCCGCTACGACGTCACCTATGACATCGACGCCCCGTATCTGAGCCTGGGCACCAAGGTCGGGGCCCTGACTCTCGATGCCAGCCTGCGCCATGACAGCGGCAAGGCCCGTGGTCGATATGCCGGCGCCAAGCAGGCGACCAACCTCGACGTCAATGGCGACGGCGTGATCCAGCGGACTGAGGCCAGCGTGTCGGTCATCGTCAATGCCAACGCCTCACCGGTGGACTATGAGTGGAACTACACCTCTTGGTCGGTTGGTGCGAACTACCAGTTCAACCCCGACCTCGCCGCCTTTGCCCGCGCGAGCCGCGGTGGACGCGCCAATGCCGACCGCCTTCTGTTCGGCAAGGTGGCAGCAGATGGTTCGGTGGCCAAGGCCGACGCCGTGGACATGGTCGACCAGATGGAAGTCGGCGTGAAG of the Caulobacter henricii genome contains:
- a CDS encoding TonB-dependent receptor domain-containing protein — protein: MGTKSILMASAALVLLAAGSAQAQTAEASRDDVLALDGVIVTASRAGVTKMTSSVSVSSLSSEQIAAQAPRSTAEIFRGLPGIRSESTGGEGNANIAVRGLPVASGGAKFLQLQEDGLPVMEFGDIAFGNADIFLRADANVSRIESVRGGSSSTFASNSPGGVINFISKTGETEGGAVALTKGLGYDHTRLDFDYGAPISDTLRFHLGGFYREGEGPRQSGYTSEKGGQIKANLTKDFENGYIRLNAKYLNDRAVGYLPMPVRASGTNGDASIGSFAGFDIGHDDIQSIYLSSNPGLDGDGNRRISKVSDGMHPDSLQFGLEARFDVGGGWSLENRFKVARTSGRFVSPFPAEVATASSLTTSIGGTGATLRYANGPKAGQSITTPSSLNGNGLAMRVHMFDVEINDFGNAMNDLKLSRSFEFADLSPVDVTVGYYKSSQTIAMDWLWNTFLMEVKGDNAALLNVYNSAGSLLTQGGLVAYGVPFWGNCCTRRYDVTYDIDAPYLSLGTKVGALTLDASLRHDSGKARGRYAGAKQATNLDVNGDGVIQRTEASVSVIVNANASPVDYEWNYTSWSVGANYQFNPDLAAFARASRGGRANADRLLFGKVAADGSVAKADAVDMVDQMEVGVKYRRDGFGLFATAFWAKTEEQNFEATSQKFFDRTYLAKGIELEASYRNGGFSVTGGATYTDASIDKDALSPAVVGNTPRRQAKWIYQVAPTYVWDKVTVGASVIGTARAYAQDDNQLVFPAFAQVNAFAEYKVSEGLSLSLNANNLFDEVGLTEAEEGAITAGTINAIRARSINGRTVTATLRYSF